The stretch of DNA ACTCCTCTGCCGCGCCCGCGCCGCACGCTTCGATCACGCTTCGAACAAGGCTCAAGAGTATCGCCGGGCCCGGCGGCCACGGAGGTGGCTGCCGGGCCCGGCGATGAAAGCGGCTGAAACCGTACGCCCGCGAGCGGGTCCGGCCGTCAGTAGCGGTGGTGGTGGTCGTCTTCCGTCTGCACGACGGTCGCGCCCGGGGGTACGACCGTCTTGCGGCGTGCGTTGGTGAACGCGGCGACGCCGATCACGCCCACGGCCATCATGATCAGACCGGTGACTGTGAGGTTGATGCCTTCCATCTCCCAGTCGGTGGCGAACGTGAGGATGGCGCCCGCGGCGATCAGGATGATGCATCCGCCCAGGCCCATGTGGACCGCCTCCCTAAGTCGTGGCAGGGCACCCGGGTACCCGGACCCGGCACGGCCACACAGGGAAGCGGAAATCAGCCTTCCAGGAACGCCACCAGCGCGTTGGCAAGGAGGTGCGGGTCGTCCGCCCCGCACAGCTCGCGCACGCTGTGCATGGAGAGGATCGCGACGCCGATGTCGACGGTCTTGATGCCGTGCCGGGCCGCGGTGATCGGCCCGATCGTCGTGCCGCAGGGCATCGCGTTGTTCGACACGAAGCTCTGGAAGGGCACCCCGGCCTTCTCGCACGCGGCGGCGAACACGGCCCGTCCCGCGCCGTCCGTGGCGTACCGGTTGTTGACGTTGACCTTGAGGATCGGGCCGCCGTTGGCGCGCGGGTGGTGCGTCGGGTCGTGCCGTTCCGCGTAGTTGGGGTGGACGGCGTGGCCCGTGTCGGAGGAGAGGCAGACGGTGCCGGCGAAGGCGCGGGCCCTGTCCTCGTACGTGCCGCCACGCGCGAAGACGGAGCGTTCGAGCACCGAGCCGAGGAGCGGGCCGTCCGCGCCCGTGTCGGACTGCGAGCCGTTCTCCTCGTGGTCGAAGGCGGCGAGCACCGGGATGTACGGGAGGGAGTCGGCGCCGTCCGCGGTGGCGACGGCGGCGAGCGCCGCCGTACAGGCGTGCACGGAGAGGAGGTTGTCCATCCGCGGGCCCGCGATGAGGTCGCGGTCGCGGCCGAGGTAGGACGGCGCCTCGATGGGGTGCGTCATCAGGTCCCAGCCGGTGACGTCGCCGGGGGTGAGCCCCGACTCCTCCTCCAGGAAGCTGATGAGGTCGCCCTCGTGCACGTCGTCGCCGAGGCCCCAGA from Streptomyces sp. BA2 encodes:
- a CDS encoding M18 family aminopeptidase, producing the protein MSTPARPSPAAALAKSAARAPHTFDRGHSDDLMTFLAASPSPYHAVASAAERLEKAGFRQVEETDAWDGSAGGKYVQRGGAIVAWYVPEGATAHTPYRVVGAHTDSPNLRVKPKPDAGAHGWRQVAVEIYGGPLLNSWLDRDLGLAGRLSLRDGSTRLVNIDRALLRVPQLAIHMDRGVVADGLKLDKQKHMQPIWGLGDDVHEGDLISFLEEESGLTPGDVTGWDLMTHPIEAPSYLGRDRDLIAGPRMDNLLSVHACTAALAAVATADGADSLPYIPVLAAFDHEENGSQSDTGADGPLLGSVLERSVFARGGTYEDRARAFAGTVCLSSDTGHAVHPNYAERHDPTHHPRANGGPILKVNVNNRYATDGAGRAVFAAACEKAGVPFQSFVSNNAMPCGTTIGPITAARHGIKTVDIGVAILSMHSVRELCGADDPHLLANALVAFLEG